In Rhinoderma darwinii isolate aRhiDar2 chromosome 2 unlocalized genomic scaffold, aRhiDar2.hap1 SUPER_2_unloc_1, whole genome shotgun sequence, a single genomic region encodes these proteins:
- the LOC142674697 gene encoding ES1 protein homolog, mitochondrial-like isoform X1 yields the protein MAALGNRVARLVLPLLGTRALHTSQGNPAAKVAVVLSGCGVYDGTEIHEASAILVHLSRAGAVVTMFAPDIPQLHVIDHSKGEASQESRNVLAESARIARGEISALSQLIAQDHDAVIFPGGFGAAKNLSSFAVDGESCHVLADVQRVLQEFSKVKKPIGLCCIAPVLAAKVIPGVEVTVGQEEEQGGKWPHAGTAKAINALGGKHCAKEVHEVHVDKTHRVVTTPAFMGHVPLHTIFDGIGAMVSAVIKLTGK from the exons ATGGCGGCGCTCGGAAACCGGGTAGCTAGACTTGTTCTACCCCTGCTGGGGACCCGGGCCCTGCATACGTCACAGGGAAACCCCGCGGCCAAAGTAGCAGTG GTGCTTTCTGGGTGCGGCGTCTACGATGGAACGGAAATCCACGAGGCTTCAGC GATCCTGGTTCACCTGAGCCGGGCCGGGGCTGTGGTGACGATGTTTGCTCCGGACATCCCTCAGTTACACGTCATTGACCACAGTAAAGGAGAAGCGTCGCAGGAGAGCAG GAACGTTTTGGCGGAGTCGGCCCGGATTGCTCGGGGTGAGATCTCCGCTCTGTCGCAGCTGATCGCTCAGGATCACGACGCCGTTATATTCCCAGGAGGCTTCGGGGCAGCCAAGAATCT CTCCTCATTTGCAGTAGATGGTGAATCCTGTCATGTCCTCGCCGATGTCCAGAGAGTTTTACAGGAATTCAGCAAAGTAAAGAAGCCGATTGG GTTGTGCTGCATTGCTCCCGTCCTGGCTGCCAAGGTTATTCCTGGGGTGGAGGTGACCGTGGGGCAGGAAGAAGAACAAGGAGGTAAATGGCCCCATGCTGGGACAGCCAAAGCCATTAATGCACTTGGAGGAAAACACTGCGCCAAGGAGGTT CACGAGGTTCATGTGGACAAGACCCACCGTGTTGTCACCACCCCGGCCTTCATGGGCCATGTCCCCTTGCACACAATATTTGATGGGATTGGAGCCATGGTTTCTGCTGTGATCAAACTGACTGGAAAGTAA
- the LOC142674697 gene encoding glutamine amidotransferase-like class 1 domain-containing protein 3, mitochondrial isoform X2, translating to MFAPDIPQLHVIDHSKGEASQESRNVLAESARIARGEISALSQLIAQDHDAVIFPGGFGAAKNLSSFAVDGESCHVLADVQRVLQEFSKVKKPIGLCCIAPVLAAKVIPGVEVTVGQEEEQGGKWPHAGTAKAINALGGKHCAKEVHEVHVDKTHRVVTTPAFMGHVPLHTIFDGIGAMVSAVIKLTGK from the exons ATGTTTGCTCCGGACATCCCTCAGTTACACGTCATTGACCACAGTAAAGGAGAAGCGTCGCAGGAGAGCAG GAACGTTTTGGCGGAGTCGGCCCGGATTGCTCGGGGTGAGATCTCCGCTCTGTCGCAGCTGATCGCTCAGGATCACGACGCCGTTATATTCCCAGGAGGCTTCGGGGCAGCCAAGAATCT CTCCTCATTTGCAGTAGATGGTGAATCCTGTCATGTCCTCGCCGATGTCCAGAGAGTTTTACAGGAATTCAGCAAAGTAAAGAAGCCGATTGG GTTGTGCTGCATTGCTCCCGTCCTGGCTGCCAAGGTTATTCCTGGGGTGGAGGTGACCGTGGGGCAGGAAGAAGAACAAGGAGGTAAATGGCCCCATGCTGGGACAGCCAAAGCCATTAATGCACTTGGAGGAAAACACTGCGCCAAGGAGGTT CACGAGGTTCATGTGGACAAGACCCACCGTGTTGTCACCACCCCGGCCTTCATGGGCCATGTCCCCTTGCACACAATATTTGATGGGATTGGAGCCATGGTTTCTGCTGTGATCAAACTGACTGGAAAGTAA